A genomic window from Microbacterium sp. H1-D42 includes:
- the cysS gene encoding cysteine--tRNA ligase, with product MTLRLHDTRAQQLRDFVPLDPSNVTMYVCGPTVQSGPHIGHVRAALSFDLLRRWLTHRYGRVTFVRNVTDIDDKVLVNATETEPWWALAYRIEMEFSQAYAAIGILAPTYEPRATGFVPQMHELIARLIERGHAYPAPDGSGDVYFDVRSWPAYGELTRQSVDAMEAAADADPRGKRNPQDFALWKGAKGEEQSDATWVSPWGAGRPGWHIECSAMARRYLGPEFDIHGGGLDLRFPHHENELAQSTAAGDDFARYWVHNGLVTVGGQKMSKSLGNFTLASDVLAQHDPLVVRYALAAAHYRSSLDLSDSSWAEAEAALERIRTFLQRAARGTGSDDIIPAAVPDAFAAAMDDDLGVPQALAIVHEAVRAGNGALDRGDVGAANAAAQSVAAMTDILGINPLSSQWSSASGDGATASALDTLVQTMITQRAQARADKDWAAADRIRDAISAAGIILEDTPDGTHWSIDD from the coding sequence GTGACTCTCCGCCTCCACGACACCCGCGCACAGCAGCTGCGCGACTTCGTACCGCTCGATCCCTCGAACGTGACGATGTACGTGTGTGGACCCACGGTGCAGTCCGGTCCGCACATCGGGCACGTGCGCGCGGCGCTGAGCTTCGACCTGCTGCGCCGCTGGCTGACGCACCGCTACGGGCGCGTCACGTTCGTGCGCAACGTCACCGACATCGACGACAAGGTGCTCGTGAACGCCACGGAGACCGAGCCGTGGTGGGCGCTGGCGTACCGCATAGAGATGGAGTTCTCGCAGGCGTATGCCGCGATCGGCATCCTCGCTCCCACCTACGAGCCGCGTGCCACCGGATTCGTCCCGCAGATGCACGAGCTGATCGCCCGGCTCATCGAGCGCGGCCACGCCTATCCGGCCCCCGATGGCTCTGGTGACGTCTACTTCGACGTGCGCTCCTGGCCCGCCTACGGCGAGCTGACCCGCCAGTCCGTCGACGCCATGGAGGCTGCGGCAGACGCCGATCCCCGCGGCAAGCGCAACCCGCAGGACTTCGCGCTGTGGAAGGGTGCGAAGGGCGAAGAGCAGTCGGATGCCACGTGGGTCTCGCCCTGGGGTGCCGGGCGCCCCGGCTGGCACATCGAGTGCTCGGCGATGGCACGCCGCTACCTCGGTCCGGAGTTCGACATCCACGGGGGCGGCCTCGACCTGCGCTTCCCCCACCACGAGAACGAGCTCGCGCAGTCGACCGCGGCCGGAGACGACTTCGCCCGCTACTGGGTGCACAACGGACTGGTGACCGTCGGCGGGCAGAAGATGTCGAAGTCGCTGGGCAATTTCACCCTGGCATCCGACGTGCTCGCGCAACATGACCCTCTCGTGGTGCGCTACGCGCTCGCCGCCGCGCACTACCGCTCGAGTCTCGATCTGTCTGACTCCTCGTGGGCGGAGGCGGAGGCAGCGCTGGAGCGCATCCGCACGTTCCTGCAGCGTGCCGCGCGCGGCACGGGCAGCGATGACATCATCCCCGCAGCGGTTCCGGATGCGTTCGCCGCAGCCATGGACGACGACCTGGGCGTGCCCCAGGCCCTCGCGATCGTGCACGAGGCGGTGCGCGCCGGCAACGGCGCGCTTGACCGGGGCGACGTGGGTGCTGCCAACGCCGCCGCACAATCGGTCGCGGCCATGACGGACATCCTCGGCATCAATCCGCTGTCATCGCAGTGGAGCAGCGCATCGGGTGACGGCGCCACAGCATCCGCCCTCGACACGCTCGTGCAGACGATGATCACGCAGCGCGCCCAGGCGCGCGCCGACAAGGACTGGGCCGCCGCTGATCGCATCCGCGATGCGATCAGCGCGGCAGGAATCATTCTGGAGGACACTCCGGACGGAACACATTGGAGTATCGATGACTAA
- the rlmB gene encoding 23S rRNA (guanosine(2251)-2'-O)-methyltransferase RlmB, translated as MTKPGRPGAGNSKKKGATKGTGGNGRKSLEGRGPTPKAEDRSWHVAGKRKAAQERFAAAGGKGRPGGSSGRGGQGSNPNRAGRSKATDDTETVTGRNSVLEALRTKIPATAFYIAQRVEMDDRVKEMLSITRHREIPMLEVTRQELDRMAGFDGVHQGVALKVPPYEYAHPQDLLEQVIDRGETPLFIALDGITDPRNLGAIIRSTAAFGGHGIILPQRRSASVNSAAWKTSAGAAARLPVALAANLTSQLKEFKKQGVFVLGMDGGGDVELPNLQLADRPVVIVIGSEGKGLSRLVAETCDQIVSIPISAATESLNAGIAASVALYQVSTMRAAE; from the coding sequence ATGACTAAGCCTGGACGCCCCGGAGCGGGCAACAGCAAGAAGAAGGGCGCCACCAAGGGCACCGGCGGCAACGGCCGCAAGTCGCTCGAGGGCAGGGGCCCGACCCCGAAGGCCGAGGATCGCAGCTGGCACGTCGCCGGCAAGCGCAAGGCCGCTCAGGAGCGGTTCGCCGCGGCTGGCGGCAAGGGGCGTCCTGGTGGCTCGAGCGGTCGCGGCGGTCAGGGGTCCAACCCGAACCGTGCGGGACGCTCGAAGGCCACCGACGACACCGAGACCGTCACCGGTCGCAATTCGGTGCTCGAGGCGCTGCGCACGAAGATCCCGGCGACGGCGTTCTACATCGCCCAGCGCGTCGAGATGGACGACCGCGTCAAGGAGATGCTCTCGATCACGCGGCACCGCGAGATTCCCATGCTCGAGGTGACTCGTCAGGAACTCGATCGCATGGCCGGCTTCGACGGCGTGCACCAGGGCGTGGCGCTGAAGGTGCCGCCGTACGAGTACGCGCACCCGCAGGATCTGCTCGAGCAGGTGATCGACCGCGGTGAGACCCCGCTGTTCATCGCGCTTGACGGCATCACCGACCCGCGCAACCTCGGCGCGATCATCCGCTCCACTGCCGCCTTCGGCGGACACGGCATCATCCTGCCGCAGCGCCGCTCGGCGAGCGTGAACTCCGCTGCCTGGAAGACCAGTGCCGGTGCTGCCGCACGCCTGCCCGTCGCGCTCGCCGCGAACCTGACCTCGCAGCTCAAGGAGTTCAAGAAGCAGGGCGTGTTCGTGCTGGGCATGGACGGCGGGGGAGACGTCGAGCTGCCGAACCTGCAGCTTGCCGACCGCCCTGTGGTGATCGTCATCGGGTCGGAGGGCAAGGGCCTCTCGCGACTGGTCGCCGAGACCTGCGACCAGATCGTGTCGATCCCGATCTCGGCGGCGACCGAATCGCTGAACGCCGGCATCGCAGCATCCGTTGCGCTGTACCAGGTGTCGACCATGCGCGCCGCGGAATAA
- a CDS encoding NAD(P)H-binding protein — MSRIVVIGGTGYAGSHIVREAVSRGHEVVSIARSTPDAPIDGVRYVQGSALDIGALGDVFDGADAVISAISPRGDMADVALEALRNVAAKLTGTTTRLGVVGGAGGSLSAPGGPRLFDLDFPAEYKHEAQVGIDSLALLEDAHEQLDWFFIHPAEVFGPWAEGERTGSYRDGGDVVVRDSDGNSTISGGDFALAIVDEIETPKHRRQRFTVGY, encoded by the coding sequence ATGTCTCGCATCGTCGTCATCGGAGGAACCGGCTACGCCGGATCGCACATCGTCCGTGAGGCGGTGAGCCGCGGGCACGAGGTCGTCTCGATCGCCCGATCGACGCCGGATGCGCCGATCGACGGTGTGCGGTACGTGCAGGGCTCGGCGCTCGACATCGGTGCGCTCGGCGACGTCTTCGACGGCGCGGATGCTGTCATCTCGGCCATCTCGCCGCGCGGCGACATGGCCGATGTGGCACTGGAGGCGCTGCGCAACGTAGCGGCGAAGCTGACCGGCACGACCACGCGTCTCGGTGTCGTCGGAGGGGCAGGCGGAAGCCTGTCAGCACCCGGCGGTCCTCGCCTGTTCGACCTCGATTTTCCCGCGGAGTACAAGCACGAGGCGCAGGTGGGAATCGACTCACTCGCGCTGCTGGAAGACGCGCACGAGCAGCTCGACTGGTTCTTCATCCACCCGGCTGAGGTATTCGGCCCGTGGGCCGAGGGAGAGCGCACCGGCAGCTACCGCGACGGCGGGGACGTCGTCGTGCGGGACTCCGACGGCAACTCGACCATCTCCGGTGGCGACTTCGCTCTCGCGATCGTCGACGAGATCGAGACGCCGAAGCACCGACGTCAGCGGTTCACCGTCGGATACTGA
- a CDS encoding DUF4032 domain-containing protein, with product MKQASLRITASEIDPGLLSLPWSTPLGKWPSEHIVSLPKGLSRHLVRFADLSGKVVAVKETTAEMAQREYEMLGSLAKLDVPCVSRVAVIAGRVDADGKPLPAALVTSHLRFSMPYRALFTQMLRPDTATRLVDALALLLVRLHNVGFYWGDVSLSNTLFRRDAGAFAAYLVDAETGELHEEGLTDGQRAYDLDLARTNVAGEIMDLAAGGRLERGVDALEIADGIVSSYRALWAALTDEESFSTDETWRITERVEKLNALGFDIDEMSIVTTSDGTAVRIQPKVVDAGHHQRRLIRLTGLDVEENQARRLLNDLDEFRVRSKKELADEAMYAHEWLTRVFEPVVRAIPYDLRAKLEPAEVYHQVLEHRWYLSQAQGGSVPLAEVLTSYINEVLRHRRDEATIMGPQTETMGLPVVTGTVPVSDDTAAIDWRDLV from the coding sequence ATGAAGCAGGCGTCACTGCGGATCACCGCGAGCGAGATCGACCCTGGGCTGCTGTCGCTGCCCTGGTCGACTCCGCTTGGCAAGTGGCCGTCCGAGCACATCGTCTCACTCCCCAAGGGACTGTCCCGTCACCTGGTTCGCTTCGCGGATCTGTCGGGCAAGGTCGTCGCCGTCAAGGAGACGACGGCCGAGATGGCACAGCGCGAGTACGAGATGCTGGGCAGCCTCGCGAAGCTCGACGTGCCATGCGTGAGTCGCGTCGCCGTCATCGCCGGGCGGGTGGATGCTGATGGCAAGCCGCTTCCGGCCGCGCTGGTCACTTCGCACCTGCGCTTCTCGATGCCCTACCGGGCGCTGTTCACGCAGATGCTTCGACCCGATACGGCCACCCGCCTGGTCGACGCCCTCGCCCTGCTGCTCGTGCGTCTGCACAACGTGGGCTTCTACTGGGGTGACGTCTCGCTCTCGAACACGCTGTTCCGTCGCGACGCCGGCGCCTTCGCGGCGTACCTGGTGGATGCTGAGACCGGCGAGCTGCACGAGGAGGGCCTGACCGACGGGCAGCGCGCCTACGATCTCGACCTGGCGCGCACGAACGTCGCCGGTGAGATCATGGACCTCGCCGCAGGTGGACGACTGGAACGCGGAGTGGACGCGCTCGAGATCGCCGACGGGATCGTCTCGTCCTACCGCGCGCTGTGGGCGGCACTCACCGACGAGGAGTCGTTCTCGACCGATGAGACCTGGCGCATCACCGAACGCGTCGAGAAGCTGAATGCACTCGGCTTCGACATCGACGAGATGTCGATCGTGACGACCTCGGACGGCACTGCAGTGCGGATTCAGCCGAAGGTCGTGGACGCCGGGCACCATCAGCGACGCCTCATCAGGCTCACGGGGCTCGACGTCGAGGAGAACCAGGCCAGGCGACTGCTCAACGACCTCGACGAGTTCCGGGTGCGCTCGAAGAAGGAGCTGGCCGACGAGGCGATGTACGCGCACGAATGGCTCACCCGCGTGTTCGAGCCCGTCGTGCGGGCCATCCCCTACGACCTGCGCGCCAAGCTGGAGCCGGCCGAGGTGTACCACCAGGTACTCGAGCACCGCTGGTACCTCTCACAGGCCCAGGGAGGCTCCGTTCCGCTGGCCGAGGTGCTCACCAGCTACATCAACGAGGTGCTGCGGCATCGACGCGACGAGGCCACGATCATGGGGCCGCAGACCGAGACCATGGGACTGCCGGTGGTCACCGGAACCGTCCCAGTGTCGGATGACACGGCTGCGATCGACTGGCGCGACCTGGTCTGA
- the ugpC gene encoding sn-glycerol-3-phosphate ABC transporter ATP-binding protein UgpC, which produces MASVTFDDATRLYPGGTRPAVDKLNLEVADGEFLVLVGPSGCGKSTSLRMLAGLEEVNGGRILIGDRDVTDVPPKDRDIAMVFQNYALYPHMTVAENMGFALKIAGVNKDERAARVLEAAKLLDLEEYLNRKPKALSGGQRQRVAMGRAIVRQPQVFLMDEPLSNLDAKLRVQTRTQIASLQRRLGVTTVYVTHDQTEALTMGDRIAVLKDGVLQQVGSPRDLYETPNNVFVAGFIGSPAMNLFDVPLVEGGVQFGTKTVSTERAAVTKAHGSTVTVGIRPEDIVVAPEDGQGLSVTVDLVEELGADGYLYGHADVNGKRTDLVARVDGRRHPMAGDTVVLAPIPGHVHVFDIETGERLNEQPVISA; this is translated from the coding sequence ATGGCATCTGTGACCTTTGACGACGCCACCCGCCTGTACCCCGGCGGAACCCGTCCGGCAGTCGACAAGCTCAACCTCGAGGTGGCAGACGGCGAGTTCCTCGTCCTGGTCGGTCCCTCCGGCTGCGGTAAGTCAACGTCGCTTCGCATGCTCGCCGGCCTCGAAGAGGTCAACGGCGGCCGCATCCTGATCGGTGACCGCGATGTCACCGACGTGCCGCCGAAGGACCGCGACATCGCGATGGTGTTCCAGAACTACGCGCTGTACCCGCACATGACCGTCGCCGAGAACATGGGCTTCGCTCTGAAGATCGCCGGCGTCAACAAGGACGAGCGCGCTGCGCGCGTGCTCGAGGCCGCCAAGCTGCTCGACCTCGAGGAGTACCTGAACCGCAAGCCGAAGGCCCTCTCGGGTGGTCAGCGTCAGCGTGTCGCCATGGGTCGCGCCATCGTGCGCCAGCCGCAGGTGTTCCTCATGGACGAGCCGCTGTCGAACCTCGACGCGAAGCTGCGTGTGCAGACCCGTACCCAGATCGCCTCGCTGCAGCGTCGCCTCGGCGTCACCACGGTCTACGTCACGCACGACCAGACCGAGGCTCTGACCATGGGTGACCGCATCGCCGTGCTCAAGGACGGCGTCCTGCAGCAGGTCGGCTCGCCGCGCGACCTGTACGAGACCCCGAACAACGTCTTCGTGGCCGGCTTCATCGGCTCGCCCGCGATGAACCTCTTCGACGTCCCTCTCGTCGAGGGCGGCGTGCAGTTCGGCACGAAGACGGTCAGCACCGAGCGGGCTGCCGTCACCAAGGCGCACGGCAGCACCGTCACGGTCGGCATCCGCCCCGAGGACATCGTCGTCGCCCCCGAGGACGGGCAGGGCCTCAGCGTCACCGTTGACCTCGTCGAGGAACTCGGCGCCGATGGTTACCTGTATGGACACGCCGACGTCAACGGCAAGCGCACTGACCTCGTCGCACGTGTGGACGGTCGCCGTCACCCGATGGCGGGCGACACGGTCGTGCTGGCTCCGATCCCGGGTCACGTACACGTCTTCGACATCGAGACTGGCGAACGCCTGAACGAGCAGCCGGTCATCTCGGCCTGA
- a CDS encoding thioredoxin domain-containing protein: protein MSSDETPNVPTTRNSRDVVRQKAQQVQAQQSRARVMRRLIIGLVAIVAVGSIGAAVAYAVGSSISQPTLSPKGMAGDGVTVDDVTMAAATGTTPSPVPSASDAPASSTPTPDPTATATKPTEVHVYVDYLSAGASEFERANARQLATWIGEGAVTVTYHPVALLTASSNGTKYSLRAASAAACVATYSQDQFYDYNHELLTDQPEIDSDGRTNVQLADLAVAVGVENAKTVRDCIEGQNFVKWAKDATARALEGPLPGSKDLKLNNEALVVVEGKPYVGAMDDPAEFSQFVLTTASDEYFGATQPTPTPTPVPIQTVTPAPKS, encoded by the coding sequence ATGTCGAGCGACGAAACGCCGAACGTCCCCACCACTCGCAACTCGCGCGACGTGGTGCGGCAGAAAGCACAGCAGGTGCAGGCTCAGCAGTCCAGAGCCCGCGTCATGCGCCGACTCATCATCGGCCTGGTCGCGATCGTCGCCGTCGGATCGATCGGCGCAGCCGTCGCCTACGCTGTCGGATCATCGATATCGCAGCCCACGCTCAGCCCTAAGGGGATGGCCGGCGACGGCGTGACCGTCGACGACGTGACCATGGCCGCCGCCACCGGAACCACTCCGAGCCCTGTGCCCTCAGCCTCTGATGCCCCGGCATCGTCGACGCCGACGCCTGATCCGACCGCCACGGCGACCAAGCCCACCGAGGTTCACGTCTACGTCGACTACCTGTCGGCAGGCGCCTCGGAGTTCGAGCGCGCGAACGCGCGCCAGCTCGCCACCTGGATCGGGGAAGGCGCAGTCACCGTCACGTACCACCCGGTGGCGCTGCTGACGGCCAGCTCGAACGGCACGAAGTACTCGCTGCGGGCCGCATCCGCTGCGGCGTGCGTCGCGACCTACTCCCAGGACCAGTTCTACGACTACAACCACGAACTGCTCACCGATCAGCCCGAGATCGACAGCGATGGCCGCACCAATGTGCAGCTGGCGGATCTCGCGGTGGCCGTCGGCGTCGAGAACGCCAAGACGGTGCGCGATTGCATCGAGGGGCAGAACTTCGTGAAGTGGGCGAAGGATGCCACGGCGCGCGCTCTTGAGGGCCCGCTGCCTGGATCGAAGGACCTCAAGCTCAACAACGAGGCACTCGTCGTCGTCGAGGGCAAGCCCTACGTCGGGGCCATGGACGACCCGGCTGAGTTCTCGCAGTTCGTGCTCACGACGGCGAGCGACGAGTACTTCGGTGCGACCCAGCCCACGCCGACGCCCACGCCGGTACCGATTCAGACGGTTACTCCCGCACCCAAGTCTTGA
- a CDS encoding SOS response-associated peptidase family protein: protein MCASYGLDPRFTDAELLAEADEAMLEGLRSWAQQNAGETLRPTGKNLRNLNPLVTAVDGAAQLEPAWWGYLVDGQPAKFPSINTRSERLQNRPGGLRTRALVPSTGWFEMQKPSRVWHEFGLGAGVLFGMAAVTQRGRTPDGEWTTCYSIVMRPAPAHLAGIHDRMPVLIPTAFAADWLTGDPNRELIDEALLAAESLDERVTAASRADDKGDGMLF from the coding sequence ATGTGCGCGAGCTACGGGCTGGATCCTCGGTTCACCGATGCAGAGCTGCTGGCCGAGGCCGACGAGGCGATGCTGGAAGGGCTGCGCTCGTGGGCGCAGCAGAATGCCGGCGAGACTCTGCGTCCCACCGGCAAGAACCTGCGCAATCTGAATCCCCTGGTGACAGCTGTCGACGGCGCCGCCCAGCTCGAACCTGCCTGGTGGGGGTATCTCGTCGATGGGCAGCCGGCGAAGTTCCCGTCGATCAACACCCGCTCAGAGCGGCTGCAGAATCGCCCAGGTGGGCTGCGCACGCGCGCGCTCGTCCCCTCGACCGGCTGGTTCGAGATGCAGAAGCCGAGCCGGGTGTGGCACGAGTTCGGACTGGGCGCCGGAGTCCTGTTCGGCATGGCAGCAGTGACCCAGCGCGGCCGCACGCCCGACGGCGAATGGACGACCTGCTACTCGATCGTGATGCGCCCCGCACCGGCTCATCTCGCCGGCATCCACGATCGGATGCCAGTGCTCATCCCCACCGCTTTCGCCGCCGACTGGCTGACCGGAGACCCGAACCGCGAGCTCATCGATGAGGCGCTGCTCGCCGCCGAGAGCCTCGACGAGCGGGTCACCGCCGCCAGCCGCGCAGACGACAAGGGCGACGGGATGCTGTTCTGA
- a CDS encoding DMT family transporter, with protein sequence MTETRHLPTGIALGGAVAIGAMTAIQARINGVLGVRLDDGIVAGLISFSVGLVVLIIVMPLIPSARAGARRLVTGIRSRRIPFWMLLGGTCGALTVSTQGLVAGVLGVSLFTVGVVAGQTLHGLLLDRIGFGPSGVVAVTTGRVIGGLLALVAVAISLGGDVLASAPVWLLVLPFLAGAGIAWQSGANGRLARATASPITATLMSFIAGTTVLIIAAGISVAVKGMPQALPTEPWLYIGGLLGFVYILLGAWLVPHTGVLLLGLGSVLGQLVTSIVIDLIWPVDAAPALWQLIAMVVVAVASVVVALPRRR encoded by the coding sequence ATGACCGAGACGCGCCACCTCCCCACCGGGATCGCTCTCGGCGGCGCCGTCGCCATCGGCGCCATGACCGCCATTCAGGCACGCATCAACGGGGTGCTCGGCGTGCGTCTCGACGACGGGATCGTGGCCGGACTCATCTCATTCAGCGTGGGGCTGGTGGTGCTGATCATCGTCATGCCGCTGATCCCGTCCGCACGTGCAGGCGCGCGGCGCCTGGTCACCGGCATCCGATCACGCAGGATCCCGTTCTGGATGCTGCTTGGTGGCACCTGCGGGGCGCTCACCGTCTCGACTCAAGGGCTCGTCGCCGGCGTGCTCGGCGTCTCGCTGTTCACCGTCGGCGTGGTCGCGGGGCAGACCCTGCACGGCCTGCTGCTTGACCGCATCGGCTTCGGACCGTCTGGCGTGGTCGCGGTGACGACCGGACGCGTGATCGGGGGACTGCTCGCGCTCGTGGCCGTCGCCATCTCGCTTGGCGGTGACGTGCTGGCGAGTGCGCCGGTGTGGCTGCTGGTGCTGCCGTTCCTGGCTGGAGCCGGCATCGCCTGGCAGTCAGGCGCCAACGGCCGCCTTGCCCGTGCCACAGCATCGCCGATCACAGCGACGCTGATGAGCTTCATCGCCGGCACGACGGTGCTGATCATCGCCGCCGGCATCAGCGTCGCCGTGAAGGGGATGCCCCAGGCGCTGCCGACCGAGCCGTGGCTCTACATCGGCGGGCTGCTCGGATTCGTCTACATCCTGCTTGGGGCGTGGCTCGTCCCGCACACCGGGGTGCTGCTGCTGGGTCTCGGCAGCGTGCTCGGCCAGCTGGTCACGTCGATCGTGATCGACCTCATCTGGCCGGTGGATGCGGCGCCCGCGCTGTGGCAGCTCATCGCGATGGTCGTCGTCGCCGTGGCATCCGTCGTCGTCGCCCTGCCGCGTCGGCGCTGA
- a CDS encoding nitroreductase family protein, translated as MSALDAVLRRTSWSKVTDDAPTSEQLDTLVAAAGRVADHSSLRPWRLIELRGDDRLLLGYALAKAAGDDKPSSKPLRAPLLIAVVASYRKSEKVPHWEQEAVASGVAHMLSLLLDEAGWGVIWRTGGLTRSEAVSKAHGLAANEELLGWLYVGGRPAGKTPGRRKPLDVGEVLSRMPEAAPETAHAAVEQVKPKKAKKDKKSKNDKKRKSKKG; from the coding sequence GTGAGCGCACTCGACGCCGTTCTGCGGCGCACCTCGTGGTCTAAGGTCACCGACGACGCCCCGACGAGTGAGCAGCTCGACACGCTGGTCGCGGCTGCCGGGCGAGTGGCCGACCATTCCTCGCTGCGCCCCTGGCGATTGATCGAGCTGCGCGGCGATGACCGTCTGCTGCTCGGCTACGCCCTCGCGAAGGCGGCCGGCGACGACAAGCCGTCAAGCAAGCCGCTGCGCGCTCCGCTGCTGATCGCCGTCGTCGCGTCGTATCGCAAGAGCGAGAAGGTGCCGCACTGGGAGCAGGAGGCAGTGGCATCCGGCGTCGCGCACATGCTCAGCCTGCTGCTGGACGAGGCGGGCTGGGGCGTCATCTGGCGCACCGGCGGCCTCACCCGATCGGAGGCCGTGTCGAAAGCGCATGGGCTGGCGGCGAACGAAGAGCTGCTGGGGTGGCTCTACGTCGGTGGCAGGCCTGCGGGCAAGACACCCGGCCGGCGCAAGCCGCTGGACGTCGGCGAAGTGCTGAGTCGGATGCCGGAGGCGGCGCCCGAGACGGCGCACGCGGCCGTGGAGCAGGTCAAGCCCAAGAAGGCGAAGAAGGACAAGAAGTCCAAGAACGACAAGAAGCGCAAGTCCAAGAAGGGCTGA
- the msrB gene encoding peptide-methionine (R)-S-oxide reductase MsrB, with product MSYKVNKTEAEWRTELGDDQYAVLRTAATERAWTGELLDEKRSGLYNCGACGAELFQSGTKFDSGCGWPSFYESVRPEAVELIEDNTLGMVRTEVRCAVCGSHLGHVFPDGFGTPTGDRYCMNSLALTFTPDK from the coding sequence ATGTCGTACAAGGTGAACAAGACCGAAGCCGAGTGGCGGACCGAACTCGGAGATGACCAGTACGCGGTGCTGCGCACGGCCGCGACCGAGCGCGCCTGGACGGGTGAGCTGCTCGACGAGAAGCGGTCCGGCCTCTACAACTGCGGTGCATGCGGGGCTGAGCTGTTCCAGAGCGGTACGAAGTTCGACTCTGGCTGCGGCTGGCCGAGCTTCTACGAATCGGTGCGCCCGGAGGCGGTCGAGCTGATCGAGGACAACACGCTGGGCATGGTCCGCACCGAAGTGCGGTGCGCGGTATGCGGCTCGCACCTCGGCCATGTCTTCCCCGATGGATTCGGCACCCCCACCGGCGACCGGTACTGCATGAACTCGCTGGCGCTGACCTTCACGCCCGACAAGTGA
- a CDS encoding DUF2332 domain-containing protein — MMDAVRERFDRFAREEAPGRSDTYAEWAAGIASDAELQDLLSRISPQHRQPPLVFAVSRILGAPLGAYARWRAFALANAAELIAECERRTVQANEPLRLAALLPALSQIDGPVALLELGAAAGLCLYPDRYSYRVVDEHEAERLRLDPADGPSTVVLTSVVRGPIPVLRMPEIVWRAGIDLAPVDVRSAADRAWMDALIWPGERERAARITAAADIVAADPPRLIAGDVAERLDELVASAPRDATLVITTPGVLVYLPRAHRQALIDRIRALDARWITIDQPGLHDGWQPPLDAVAFAGFAVALDGRVCADADPLGRWWEWRGGDRTASA, encoded by the coding sequence ATGATGGATGCCGTGCGAGAGCGCTTCGACCGGTTCGCGCGAGAAGAGGCGCCGGGGCGCAGCGACACGTACGCCGAGTGGGCCGCCGGCATCGCGTCGGATGCCGAGCTGCAGGACCTGCTGAGCCGGATCAGCCCGCAGCACCGGCAGCCGCCCCTGGTGTTCGCCGTCAGCCGGATTCTCGGTGCGCCGCTCGGCGCCTATGCGCGTTGGCGTGCGTTCGCGCTCGCCAACGCTGCCGAGCTGATCGCAGAGTGCGAGCGCCGCACCGTGCAGGCCAACGAGCCGCTGCGGCTGGCCGCACTGCTGCCGGCACTCAGCCAGATCGACGGGCCGGTCGCGCTGCTCGAGCTCGGCGCCGCCGCAGGCCTGTGCCTGTATCCGGACAGGTACTCGTACCGTGTCGTCGACGAGCACGAGGCGGAACGGCTGCGCCTCGATCCGGCTGACGGGCCGTCGACGGTGGTGCTGACCAGCGTCGTGCGCGGACCGATTCCGGTACTGCGGATGCCCGAGATCGTGTGGCGCGCAGGCATCGACCTCGCCCCGGTCGATGTGCGATCAGCCGCAGACCGGGCCTGGATGGATGCCCTGATCTGGCCGGGGGAGCGGGAGAGGGCGGCGCGGATCACCGCCGCCGCGGACATCGTCGCTGCTGACCCGCCGCGGCTGATCGCCGGAGACGTCGCCGAGCGGCTGGACGAGCTCGTGGCATCCGCGCCCCGCGACGCGACGCTCGTCATCACCACGCCAGGAGTTCTGGTGTACCTGCCGCGAGCCCACCGGCAGGCGCTGATCGACCGCATCCGCGCCCTGGACGCGCGATGGATCACGATCGACCAGCCCGGCCTGCACGACGGATGGCAGCCGCCCCTCGACGCTGTAGCCTTCGCCGGCTTCGCCGTCGCGCTCGACGGGCGGGTGTGCGCTGATGCCGATCCACTCGGGCGATGGTGGGAGTGGCGCGGCGGCGACCGCACTGCGTCCGCGTAG
- a CDS encoding DUF3263 domain-containing protein, which yields MLGDLTDRDRAILTLEAAWPRHGGMKEETIREKLGMSPARYYQLLGRLIETEQALQFDPLLVRRLRRLRDARGAQRTARMRGFVG from the coding sequence ATGCTCGGGGACCTCACTGATCGCGATCGCGCGATCCTGACGCTGGAAGCGGCATGGCCGCGGCACGGCGGCATGAAGGAGGAGACGATCCGCGAGAAGCTCGGCATGAGCCCTGCACGCTACTACCAGCTGCTCGGGCGCCTGATCGAGACCGAGCAGGCGCTGCAGTTCGATCCGCTGCTGGTGCGTCGGCTGCGACGGCTTCGCGATGCCAGAGGCGCGCAGCGCACGGCACGGATGCGCGGCTTCGTCGGCTGA